GCCAGCACCCGCTCCAGCAGGCTGTCGGGCCCGCTCGGCGCCTCCTGCGCCACCCGCCCGATGCGCGCCCGGCTGGGCAAGCGGACATGGCCGCTTTCCAGCTCCAATTCGCCCATCAGTGCCTTAAAGAGTGTGGTCTTGCCGGTGCCGTTGCGGCCGACGACGCCCACCCGCGCATTCTCGGGCAAGGCGACCGAGGCATGGTCCAGGAGGAGACGGCCGGCAATGCGGAGCGAAATATCGTCGAGCACGATCATAATGCCTGCCTTCTCGCAGGGGCGAACGCGAAGGGCAAGCCCGGGCACGGGAGGCAGATCCCGGCGGCCTTTGGCCGCACTGTACCGGAGCGGTAGCGATTGGGGAGAGTTGCCTCCATTTCGGAGCCAATTCCATCCCCGCTGCGCAGCAATTTGTGTCAGCATCGCAGCAGCGGTGGACGCTCTGCGGGGGTGGTCCGGCCGCGGTCGGGGTGGGGCTTATGGTGATGAATGTGCGAACCCTGTCGGGTCTCGTGACTGTCTTTTCCTCGGCCGCCTTCCTTTTGGCCGGATTGGTCTTGGCTGGCTTGGTCTTGGCCGCGCCTGGCGCGCAGGCGCAGACGGTGCAACTGCGCTGGATCCGCGATGGTGGCGCTATCCTTTCCGAACAGTCGCTGAGCCTGGAGCAACTGGCGAAGCTGCCCTCCGAGACCATCGTGACCCAGACCCCTTGGACCCAGGGCAGCCAGACGTTCGAGGGGCCGAGCCTCGCCGTCCTTGCGGGTCAGCGGGCGCTGCCGGTGGAACGGGCCATCGTGGTGGCGCTCAATGATTACATGGCCACGGTGCCGGCGGAGGATTGGGAGCAGAACGGCGCCATTCTTTCCATCCGTCTCAATGGGGCGCCCATGAAGGTGCGGGAGAAGGGGCCATTCTGGGTGATGTATCCCATCGACCGCAACCCCAAGCTCCAGAGCCAGATGTACCGGACCCGGATGGTCTGGCAAGTAAAGGCCATCGATTTTGTCGTCCCTTAAACGCCGCTCGCTGCGCGCCTTCATCGTTCCCGCGGCCTTGACGGGGGCGATCGTGGTTCTGTTTGCCGCAACCATCATGCTGTTCGACGCGCAGAGTGCGCAGCGCACGCTGTTGAACTCGTCCATCCGCAGCACCGGCTGGGCCACCTACCAGGCCCAGCTGGAACTCCTGAAGACCAAGGCCGCGCTTGCGGAGGTGCGGGTTGAGCCGTCGCAGGCTCGTATCCAGAACCTGGTGCTGCGCCTGGAACTGCTGATCTCACGCGTCAACATTCTCCACACCTCGTCCGAAATGCTCGCCCTGGAGAGCATCTCCACCCGTCAGGCGGCGCTGATGGCAACGGAGCACCGCCTCGCCCTTTGGAGCGACCGCCTCGCCCATCAGGACCCCGGAGAGGCGGTCGAAACGTTGCTCCAAGGCCTGAACAAAGATCTCCAGCCTCTGGAAGTCGGGCTCCAGACGGTGCTGCAGGAATCTGTGGCCTTCAATGACAAGGTCTTTCAGCGGGAGAAGGAGCTCGCCCGGAATCCGGCGCGCGTCCCCTTCGCCCTGCTGATCATTGCCACCATCTCGCTGGTGGTGATCCTGGTGGTGCAGTCGGTGCGAGATACGCGGCGGGTGGCGGAACTGGCTCAGCTGGAGCGCTCCGCCCGCGCCATGCAGGACAATCTGCGCGCCATCATTGAGGCCATGCCGGCGGCCACCATCATCATCGACGCCGACACGCGGCGTGTGCTGTTCATCAACCCCCATGCGGCGCATCTGGTGGCTGCGACCCCGCAGGACGAGGAATGGGTGCGCCTGGTGCAGCTCGCCTTCGACGTGGCCGATAGCCCTGGCCAGCCGCAATGGGGGCTCATCAACCTCACTTTCCCGCGCGCCCGAGGTGACGTGATCTCTCTGCGCGGGGCCTTGAGCCCGGTCCTGTGGGAAGGCCGGCGCCAATTGCTGCTGGTGCTCGCGGACACGACGCGCATCCGCAGTTCTCAACTGCAG
This genomic interval from Aquabacter sp. L1I39 contains the following:
- a CDS encoding sensor histidine kinase, which codes for MSSLKRRSLRAFIVPAALTGAIVVLFAATIMLFDAQSAQRTLLNSSIRSTGWATYQAQLELLKTKAALAEVRVEPSQARIQNLVLRLELLISRVNILHTSSEMLALESISTRQAALMATEHRLALWSDRLAHQDPGEAVETLLQGLNKDLQPLEVGLQTVLQESVAFNDKVFQREKELARNPARVPFALLIIATISLVVILVVQSVRDTRRVAELAQLERSARAMQDNLRAIIEAMPAATIIIDADTRRVLFINPHAAHLVAATPQDEEWVRLVQLAFDVADSPGQPQWGLINLTFPRARGDVISLRGALSPVLWEGRRQLLLVLADTTRIRSSQLQIMQTAKLATLGEMATAIAHELNQPLAVIKMAVANAVRIVKGGGEAEAVLGKLDRIGAQVDRAKRITDQVRRYGRMPSDQKEPFSARHAIELAASFVAEQYRAANIRLVLELELPPDLAVRGDQTMFEQVIVNLLVNARDAFGGEASVPAGATVRVRAHPGDGQVHIRVCDNAGGIAAHILDHIFEPFMTTKPADKGTGLGLAVSRNVLRDMHGQISATNADGGACFDITLPVSVEDMVPAA